In Ipomoea triloba cultivar NCNSP0323 chromosome 7, ASM357664v1, a single genomic region encodes these proteins:
- the LOC116024147 gene encoding F-box/FBD/LRR-repeat protein At1g13570-like, with protein MGRRRLIKTTVADASRDLISSLPVEVKHRILECLPTQDAARTALLSTHWNDVWLQHGRLAFDCNFSYRVKQGYFKDKGRTLAGIIDNILLSRAGPAKKFTLDIGNDYRQSDFNRWCLFLSKNGVEELHITFYNGGEAGFKLPFCILSCRTIKQLRVEFPIIDLPVNNVGGIFSNVTSLFFSDVEFRRTVNGTASSISISIPNLENLYVDASLFATAINLQVLGLYELRFGSAKQLTAAMQLLQKCPNLCELGITAYQVDKFHEEAASRLLEDPDGCFIVQDLKMLNTIKIESFRGFTVEILFVKMLLSKSPALEKVVIMESCFIDTSVAIKSLRELRFPRASPNAQIVCMEHKGAMSGWAMGEL; from the exons ATGGGTCGACGTCGGCTAATCAAAACCACTGTAGCGGATGCAAGTAGAGATTTAATAAGTTCTCTGCCGGTAGAGGTAAAGCACagaattttggagtgtttgcCCACCCAAGACGCTGCCAGAACTGCTCTACTCTCAACCCACTGGAATGATGTTTGGTTGCAGCATGGGAGGCTTGCGTTCGATTGTAACTTCTCATATAGAGTCAAACAGGGCTACTTCAAAGATAAAGGCAGAACCCTCGCTGGCATAATAGATAATATTCTCCTTTCCCGTGCTGGACCGGCTAAGAAATTTACTCTGGATATTGGAAATGATTATCGGCAGTCTGATTTCAATAGGTGGTGTCTTTTTCTATCAAAAAATGGTGTGGAGGAGCTTCACATAACATTTTATAATGGTGGAGAGGCTGGGTTTAAGCTGCCATTTTGTATACTCTCGTGCCGGACAATTAAGCAACTGAGGGTCGAATTTCCCATTATTGATTTGCCGGTAAATAATGTTGGTGGTATATTTTCCAATGTCACTTCATTATTTTTCTCGGATGTTGAATTTAGGCGCACTGTTAATGGGACTGCCTctagtattagtattagtattcctAACCTTGAGAACCTG TATGTGGACGCATCTTTGTTTGCAACTGCAATAAATCTCCAAGTACTAGGGCTGTATGAATTACGTTTTGGTTCTGCGAAGCAGCTCACCGCTGCTATGCAATTGCTTCAAAAATGCCCCAACTTATGTGAACTGGGAATTACGGCTTATCAGGTTGA CAAATTTCATGAAGAAGCCGCTTCAAGACTTTTGGAGGATCCAGATGGTTGCTTTATTGTTCAGGATCTAAAGATGCTTAACACAATCAAGATTGAATCATTTAGGGGATTCACAGTCGAAATACTTTTTGTAAAAATGCTACTCTCAAAATCCCCCGCACTTGAGAAAGTTGTTATTATGGAATCTTGTTTTATTGACACATCCGTAGCTATCAAAAGCCTAAGGGAGTTGCGTTTTCCTCGTGCATCTCCAAATGCCCAAATTGTTTGCATGGAACACAAGGGCGCCATGTCTGGTTGGGCCATGGGCGAATTGTGA